A genomic segment from Luteibacter aegosomatis encodes:
- the asd gene encoding archaetidylserine decarboxylase (Phosphatidylserine decarboxylase is synthesized as a single chain precursor. Generation of the pyruvoyl active site from a Ser is coupled to cleavage of a Gly-Ser bond between the larger (beta) and smaller (alpha chains). It is an integral membrane protein.) translates to MKANVLLQYILPHRFLSRIVYQATRWEWTPWKNFLIREIVQRYDVDMSQAAQPDPLAYQHFNAFFTRKLKAGARSAADTDPDTLLCPADGRISQSGRIRDGRIFQAKGQEFTAAELLGDEAAAAPFRNGSFVTIYLSPRDYHRVHMPLDGELDGTTHVPGRIFSVAPFAVEAIPRLFARNERLVCRFRGEHGPFVSVMVGAILVSSVATVWDGLAIPPYASDIRRVDCRDRHVKLERFAEMARFNMGSTVILLLPEGYVLDDLAPQQQVLVGQRLGRWSDATT, encoded by the coding sequence ATGAAAGCCAACGTCCTGCTGCAATACATCCTCCCGCATCGCTTCCTGTCGCGGATCGTCTACCAGGCCACCCGCTGGGAGTGGACGCCCTGGAAGAACTTCCTCATCCGGGAGATCGTGCAGCGCTATGACGTCGACATGAGCCAGGCTGCCCAGCCGGACCCCTTGGCCTATCAGCACTTCAATGCGTTCTTCACGCGCAAGTTGAAGGCGGGCGCGCGCTCGGCGGCCGACACCGACCCCGACACGCTCCTGTGTCCCGCGGATGGCCGCATCAGCCAGTCGGGGCGCATCCGCGACGGCCGCATCTTCCAGGCCAAGGGCCAGGAATTCACGGCCGCCGAGCTGCTCGGCGACGAGGCCGCGGCCGCGCCGTTCCGCAACGGCAGCTTCGTCACCATCTATCTGTCCCCGCGCGACTACCACCGCGTGCACATGCCACTGGACGGCGAACTGGACGGCACCACGCACGTGCCGGGCCGCATCTTCAGCGTGGCGCCGTTCGCGGTGGAGGCCATTCCGCGCCTGTTCGCCCGCAACGAGCGCCTGGTGTGCCGTTTTCGCGGCGAACATGGCCCCTTCGTCTCGGTGATGGTCGGCGCCATCCTCGTGTCCAGCGTGGCCACGGTCTGGGATGGCCTGGCCATCCCGCCCTACGCCTCGGACATCCGCCGCGTCGATTGTCGCGACCGCCACGTCAAGCTCGAACGCTTCGCCGAAATGGCCCGCTTCAACATGGGCTCCACCGTGATCCTGCTGCTGCCCGAAGGCTACGTGCTGGACGACCTGGCGCCCCAGCAACAGGTGCTGGTGGGTCAACGACTTGGGCGCTGGAGTGACGCAACCACGTGA
- a CDS encoding TonB-dependent receptor, producing MHSRPSLRRTLLCAAVAASLSGLAHGQATTGRISGQAPVAAGETVLIEGSNGLTREVGVDSRGRYTAEALPLATYKVSLKSGGNVVDSRDNVTLRVGATTDVSFDAATAGAGNAQTLDGVTVSAAALPKIDVASVASSTVITSADLARLPLERSAEGIALLAPGATRGISSFKGAFGNSLVSFAGSSVSENAYYVNGFNTTDPLSGFGGVTLPYGAIDQQEILSGGYSAMYGRSDGGVISQVGKRGTNEWHFGAQVLWEPEFARADARDVRYVHGKNAGNIWQRNEDNREWTSTVSGYAGGPLVKDTLYAFVAVEAERSEGNNVGDANHAYNTKYTYKDPKWYAKVDWNINDSNILELTGINQTHRTEGTKYNYDYDTLSTGSFSNVDQTDKTHAQVYIGKFTSYITDDLTLTALYGKSKLTYYNEPAQTGVVGPFIGGLDQQNPAITGGTPITNHQTLDTVDNPDHQSTVRNLRIDLNYKIGSHSITAGIDNQDNKDYEDGTTIGGVGYELWYGHQDPQLNVLDSPLVDKPANYPGGETGYIGWFRHYNTLATVRVQQRAQYIMDDWQVNDRLLLSLGLRNDQFTNFNPSGQPYLRLGKPQWAPRLGFSLDVRGDSTLKVYGNLGRYYLAMPASVALRTSAGSLAVNQYFTYTGIDANGQPTGITYIKSATGGGVSPNNEYGQAPDPKTVTSKNIKSEYQDEAILGFDHQFDPSWVWGAKATVRKLRNALDDVCDNGTIKRVAQADGYDLDDLTVTGCYLSNPGRANVYSLKNANGGYTDVTVTNDDFGFSHLKRNYYGLDIYLSHPFDGKWSGKVDYLYSRSYGNTEGQVRSDTNQGSVAASRDWDYASLMDYANGYQPNDRKHQLKLYGSYQIAPEWMVSGNITVQSGRPKECLGRYISNGMETDPAGYGSYYHFCNNMPSRPGDAGRQPWQELVDVSIEYRPLWAERKLAFSASIFNLLNQQRPDITDPVSGSNNVVADGFERVGAYTTPRYARFGITYDF from the coding sequence ATGCATTCCCGCCCTTCCCTACGACGGACCCTGTTGTGCGCCGCGGTCGCCGCGTCGCTTTCCGGCCTCGCCCACGGCCAGGCCACCACCGGCCGCATCAGCGGCCAGGCACCGGTGGCCGCCGGCGAAACCGTGCTCATCGAAGGCAGCAACGGCCTCACCCGTGAAGTGGGTGTCGACAGCCGCGGCCGTTACACGGCCGAGGCGCTGCCCCTGGCGACCTACAAGGTGTCGCTGAAGTCCGGCGGCAACGTCGTCGATTCGCGCGACAACGTCACCCTGCGCGTCGGCGCGACCACCGACGTCTCCTTCGACGCGGCCACCGCCGGCGCCGGCAACGCGCAGACGCTCGACGGCGTCACCGTGTCGGCCGCGGCCCTGCCCAAGATCGACGTCGCCTCCGTGGCATCCAGCACCGTGATCACCTCCGCCGACCTGGCCCGCCTGCCGCTGGAGCGCTCCGCCGAAGGCATCGCGCTGCTCGCCCCGGGCGCCACCCGCGGCATTTCGAGCTTCAAGGGTGCGTTCGGCAATTCGCTGGTCTCGTTCGCCGGTTCGTCGGTCAGCGAGAACGCGTACTACGTCAACGGCTTCAACACCACGGATCCGCTCAGCGGCTTCGGCGGCGTGACGCTGCCCTACGGCGCCATCGACCAGCAGGAAATCCTCAGCGGCGGCTACTCGGCGATGTACGGCCGCTCCGACGGCGGCGTGATCAGCCAGGTGGGCAAACGCGGCACGAACGAATGGCACTTCGGCGCCCAGGTGCTGTGGGAACCCGAATTCGCCCGCGCCGACGCCCGCGACGTGCGCTACGTGCACGGCAAGAACGCCGGCAACATCTGGCAGCGAAACGAGGACAACCGCGAGTGGACCAGCACCGTCAGCGGTTACGCCGGCGGCCCGCTGGTCAAGGACACGCTGTATGCCTTCGTCGCCGTCGAAGCCGAGCGCTCCGAGGGCAACAACGTCGGCGACGCCAACCACGCGTACAACACCAAGTACACGTACAAGGACCCGAAGTGGTACGCCAAGGTCGACTGGAACATCAACGACAGCAACATCCTCGAGCTGACCGGCATCAACCAGACGCACCGTACCGAAGGCACCAAGTACAACTACGACTACGACACGCTGAGCACCGGTAGCTTCAGCAACGTCGACCAGACCGACAAGACCCACGCGCAGGTCTATATCGGCAAATTCACCAGCTATATCACCGACGACCTGACCCTGACGGCCCTGTACGGCAAGTCGAAGCTCACCTACTACAACGAGCCCGCGCAGACCGGCGTGGTCGGTCCGTTCATCGGCGGCCTCGACCAGCAGAACCCGGCCATCACCGGCGGCACGCCGATCACCAACCACCAGACGCTCGACACGGTGGACAACCCGGACCACCAGTCCACCGTGCGCAACCTGCGCATCGACCTGAACTACAAGATCGGTTCGCACTCCATCACGGCCGGTATCGACAACCAGGACAACAAGGACTACGAGGACGGCACCACCATCGGCGGCGTCGGCTACGAACTGTGGTACGGCCACCAGGATCCCCAGCTCAACGTGCTCGACAGCCCGCTCGTCGACAAGCCGGCGAACTATCCCGGCGGCGAAACGGGATACATCGGCTGGTTCCGCCACTACAACACGCTCGCCACGGTGCGCGTGCAGCAGCGCGCGCAGTACATCATGGACGACTGGCAGGTGAACGACCGCCTGCTGCTCTCCCTGGGCCTGCGCAACGACCAGTTCACCAACTTCAATCCCTCGGGCCAGCCCTACCTGCGCCTGGGCAAGCCGCAGTGGGCCCCGCGCCTGGGCTTCAGCCTCGACGTGAGGGGCGATTCCACGCTGAAGGTCTACGGCAACCTGGGCCGCTACTACCTCGCCATGCCCGCTTCGGTGGCGCTGCGCACCTCGGCCGGCTCGCTCGCCGTCAACCAGTACTTCACCTATACCGGCATCGACGCCAACGGCCAGCCGACCGGCATCACCTACATCAAGTCGGCCACCGGCGGCGGCGTGTCGCCGAACAACGAATACGGCCAGGCGCCCGATCCCAAGACGGTCACCTCCAAGAACATCAAGTCGGAATACCAGGATGAAGCCATCCTCGGCTTCGACCACCAGTTCGACCCGTCGTGGGTCTGGGGTGCCAAGGCCACGGTACGCAAGCTGCGCAACGCGTTGGACGACGTCTGCGACAACGGCACCATCAAGCGCGTTGCCCAGGCCGACGGCTACGATCTCGACGACCTCACGGTGACCGGCTGCTACCTGTCCAACCCGGGTCGCGCCAATGTCTATTCCCTGAAGAACGCCAACGGCGGCTACACCGACGTCACCGTCACCAACGACGACTTCGGCTTCAGCCACTTGAAGCGCAATTACTACGGCCTGGACATCTACCTGTCGCATCCGTTCGATGGCAAGTGGTCGGGCAAGGTCGATTACCTGTACTCGCGCAGCTACGGCAACACCGAGGGCCAGGTGCGTTCGGACACCAACCAGGGTTCCGTGGCGGCGTCGCGCGACTGGGACTATGCCTCGCTCATGGATTACGCCAACGGCTACCAGCCCAATGACCGCAAGCACCAATTGAAGCTCTACGGCTCGTACCAGATCGCGCCGGAGTGGATGGTGTCGGGCAACATCACGGTGCAGTCCGGCCGTCCGAAGGAGTGCCTGGGCCGCTATATCTCCAACGGCATGGAAACCGATCCGGCGGGTTACGGCTCGTACTACCATTTCTGCAACAACATGCCGTCGCGTCCGGGCGACGCCGGTCGCCAGCCGTGGCAGGAACTGGTCGACGTGAGCATCGAATACCGTCCGCTGTGGGCCGAACGCAAGCTCGCCTTCAGCGCGTCGATCTTCAACCTGCTCAACCAGCAGCGTCCGGACATCACCGATCCGGTATCGGGAAGCAACAACGTCGTGGCCGACGGCTTCGAACGCGTCGGGGCCTACACCACGCCGCGTTACGCCCGCTTCGGCATCACCTACGACTTCTGA
- a CDS encoding helicase HerA-like domain-containing protein, which produces MPGILIGRDDEAAVELDSRYGNRHGMIAGATGTGKSVSLMLLAEGFSRLGVPCFLADAKGDLAGLSQAAGAPSEKLKARLDKLGLVSWKPQANPVVFWDIYGKLGHPVRATVSEMGPTLLSRILELNDTQEGVLEVVFRVADDEGLLLLDLGDLRAMLGFAAEHAKDISSRYGLIGSQSVAAIQRSLLKLEQDGADAFFGEPALELADLMRQDMSGRGVINVLAADTLILKPRLYSTFLLWLLSELFEQLPEVGDLDVPKLVFFFDEAHLLFDDAPPALRQRVEQVVRLIRSKGVGVYFCSQNPDDVPGEILGQLGNRVQHALRAFTPRDQKAVKAAAETFARNPRLDVAEVIGTLGTGEALASTLGDGGVPSPVRKVLVATPECRIGAITAEERATIRSRSPVGGKYDTMVNRESAEERLAARASEKADTDAPPVKREGKTAAGGWTDGLRDAVLGTSRRQGMLEAAAKSMIRAAGTRAGQQIVRGILGGIFGGKRRS; this is translated from the coding sequence ATGCCGGGCATATTGATCGGACGCGACGACGAGGCCGCCGTCGAACTGGATTCGCGGTACGGCAACCGTCACGGCATGATCGCCGGGGCCACCGGCACGGGCAAATCGGTCTCGCTGATGCTGCTGGCCGAGGGCTTCTCACGCCTGGGGGTGCCCTGCTTCCTCGCGGACGCCAAGGGCGACCTCGCCGGGCTGTCGCAGGCGGCGGGCGCCCCCTCGGAAAAACTGAAGGCCCGACTGGACAAGCTCGGGCTGGTCAGCTGGAAACCGCAGGCCAACCCCGTGGTGTTCTGGGACATCTACGGCAAACTCGGCCACCCCGTGCGCGCCACCGTTTCGGAGATGGGCCCCACCCTGCTGTCGCGCATCCTCGAACTCAACGACACGCAGGAAGGCGTGCTCGAGGTCGTGTTTCGCGTGGCCGACGACGAAGGCCTGCTGCTGCTCGACCTCGGCGACCTGCGCGCCATGCTCGGCTTCGCCGCCGAGCACGCCAAGGACATCTCGTCGCGCTATGGCCTGATCGGTTCGCAGAGCGTGGCGGCCATCCAGCGCTCGCTGCTCAAGCTCGAGCAGGACGGCGCCGATGCTTTCTTCGGCGAGCCCGCGCTGGAACTGGCCGACCTGATGCGGCAGGACATGAGCGGCCGCGGCGTGATCAATGTGCTGGCCGCCGACACCCTCATCCTCAAGCCTCGGCTGTATTCCACCTTCCTGCTCTGGCTGCTGTCGGAGCTGTTCGAGCAATTGCCCGAGGTGGGCGACCTCGACGTGCCCAAACTGGTGTTCTTCTTCGACGAGGCGCACCTGCTCTTCGACGACGCGCCGCCGGCGCTGCGCCAGCGCGTGGAACAGGTGGTGCGGCTGATCCGCAGCAAGGGCGTGGGCGTGTATTTCTGCTCGCAAAACCCCGACGACGTGCCGGGCGAGATCCTGGGACAGCTGGGCAACCGCGTGCAGCACGCGTTGCGCGCGTTCACGCCCCGCGACCAGAAAGCCGTCAAGGCGGCGGCCGAAACCTTCGCGCGCAATCCGCGCCTGGACGTGGCCGAGGTCATCGGCACGCTGGGCACGGGCGAAGCGCTGGCCTCGACGCTGGGCGACGGCGGCGTGCCCTCACCCGTGCGCAAGGTGCTGGTAGCCACGCCCGAGTGCCGTATCGGCGCCATCACCGCCGAGGAACGCGCTACGATACGCTCGCGCTCGCCGGTGGGCGGCAAGTACGACACGATGGTCAATCGCGAATCGGCCGAGGAACGCCTGGCCGCGCGCGCCAGCGAGAAGGCCGATACCGACGCACCGCCGGTGAAACGTGAAGGCAAGACGGCCGCGGGTGGCTGGACCGATGGCCTGCGCGACGCCGTGCTCGGTACGTCGCGTCGACAGGGCATGCTGGAAGCCGCCGCCAAGTCGATGATCCGTGCCGCCGGCACCCGTGCCGGGCAGCAGATCGTGCGCGGCATCCTCGGCGGCATCTTCGGTGGAAAACGCCGATCGTGA
- a CDS encoding lytic transglycosylase — MPFRIPRSVVFLPLAILAGCASGGGTKSGPVTPQVNALYDRMNQASKGYEDSIEQARRGDTPQAAQTRKRSLDQLKDASARCGLTPGCDPQRFAAVFDRLLRLKDGSFIEGEDADDTEQGAEVGAQPGDAAGSVAVGALPQAQRSVTLLKGQKFADMMVMNGPVKAALEMWLTQLRPNLMDAYVNYQMMRYKMWPAYQKADLPEALLFGIMAKESGGKVHAVSRSGASGPLQFMYATGLRFGLSSVDGFDERFDPTMAAQANAEYIDEQLAAFNNNLELTLAAYNGGEGRMRRIAASSPGAGFYDPQIYGQMSAETRDYVPMVLAAAWLFLHPDSYHLKWPKIDGEPGQIVLKRPASISELTVCLGSAEDMPEGWFRTLRNLNPRLDPQMSQPTGSRLEVPRQLEKAYASACADGPWPILASDLHNAVKIVAPPPPAATSAALANGSSVGSGSRPSSTTSKSYTVRRGDTLVSIARKSSCADVEDIAKMNGLKGHQLKVGQSLRVPVCR; from the coding sequence ATGCCCTTTCGCATTCCCCGTTCCGTCGTTTTCCTGCCCCTGGCGATCCTGGCCGGTTGCGCCTCCGGTGGCGGCACGAAGTCCGGGCCGGTCACCCCGCAGGTGAATGCCTTGTACGACCGGATGAACCAGGCAAGCAAGGGCTACGAGGATTCGATCGAACAGGCCCGTCGCGGCGACACTCCGCAGGCCGCGCAGACCCGCAAGCGGTCGCTCGACCAGCTGAAGGATGCCTCGGCTCGCTGCGGCCTCACGCCGGGCTGCGATCCGCAGCGCTTCGCGGCCGTGTTCGATCGCCTGCTGCGCCTGAAGGACGGCAGCTTCATCGAGGGCGAGGACGCCGACGATACCGAGCAGGGGGCCGAGGTCGGCGCACAGCCCGGCGACGCGGCCGGCTCGGTGGCGGTCGGGGCGCTGCCGCAGGCGCAGCGCAGCGTCACCCTGCTGAAGGGGCAGAAATTCGCCGACATGATGGTGATGAACGGGCCCGTGAAGGCGGCGCTGGAGATGTGGCTGACCCAGCTTCGCCCGAACCTCATGGACGCCTACGTCAACTACCAGATGATGCGCTACAAGATGTGGCCGGCCTACCAGAAGGCCGATCTTCCCGAGGCCCTGCTGTTCGGCATCATGGCCAAGGAGTCCGGCGGCAAGGTGCACGCCGTGTCGCGCTCGGGCGCGTCGGGACCCTTGCAGTTCATGTACGCCACGGGCCTGCGTTTCGGCTTGTCCAGCGTCGACGGGTTCGACGAGCGCTTCGATCCGACCATGGCCGCGCAAGCCAACGCCGAGTACATCGACGAACAGCTCGCCGCGTTCAACAACAACCTCGAACTCACCCTGGCCGCCTACAACGGCGGCGAGGGCCGCATGCGCCGCATCGCCGCCTCCAGCCCGGGCGCGGGCTTCTACGATCCGCAGATCTACGGGCAGATGTCGGCCGAAACGCGCGATTACGTACCGATGGTGCTCGCGGCGGCGTGGCTGTTCCTGCATCCGGACAGCTATCACCTGAAATGGCCGAAGATCGACGGCGAACCCGGCCAGATCGTGCTCAAGCGCCCGGCGTCCATCTCCGAACTCACGGTCTGCCTGGGCTCGGCCGAAGACATGCCCGAGGGTTGGTTCCGCACCCTGCGCAATCTCAACCCGCGCCTCGACCCGCAGATGAGCCAGCCCACGGGCTCGCGCCTGGAAGTGCCCAGGCAGCTCGAGAAGGCCTACGCCTCGGCTTGCGCCGACGGACCCTGGCCGATCCTCGCCAGCGACCTGCACAACGCGGTGAAGATCGTGGCGCCGCCGCCGCCGGCCGCGACGTCCGCGGCCCTCGCCAACGGGTCATCCGTGGGGAGCGGCTCACGCCCGTCGAGCACCACGTCGAAGAGCTATACGGTGCGTCGCGGCGACACCCTGGTGAGCATCGCGCGCAAGAGCAGCTGCGCCGACGTGGAAGACATCGCGAAGATGAACGGCCTGAAGGGCCATCAACTCAAGGTGGGGCAGTCGCTCCGGGTGCCTGTCTGCCGCTGA
- a CDS encoding CocE/NonD family hydrolase, with product MLRIGAIALAAGVLATPAVGDERTYPNLPTEIPPHFTPTNPGFDYERRTVDIPMRDGVKLHTVIVVPKGAKHAGVLLTRTPYGADGMGHRTDSPHMDTMLRGYDNPADIVAQDGYIRVIQDIRGKNGSEGDFVMNRPPIGHGNPTDIDESSDIYDTIDWLVKNVPESNGKVGIIGISYDGFEAMIATIRPHPALKVAVPINPMIDGWMGDDWFHRGAFRQQMIPYIYGMVNSRQSNIGWTTGYRDDYDLYLKGGSAGDIGRAYGMEALGFWQKVLAHPAYDSFWSEQALDRIAAKEPMTVPTMLVHSLWDQEDNYGDMAVYRALAPRDPNHDKLWLVLGPWRHAKTWENASRIGAIELGSDTGKTFRQTMLRPFLAQYLKDGSPKADVAPVNAFVTGENTWRKLDTWPSSCRTGCAPTMQRWYVQANGGFDTGEPASGSDDYVSDPAKPVPYRVRPIQSWSHGVADREDSWPEWLVDDQRQFATRTDVLSYVSPVLDRPLGVSGEPLVHLLASTSGTDSDWVVKLIDVYPDEVEEKPSMGGYELPVAMEIFRGRYRQGYDKPMALTPGKPLDYRFPLPTVNHVFQAGHRVMVQIQSSWFPLYDRNPQTFVPNIFNAKPGDYRKATQKIVRDGTNGTWVELPVTR from the coding sequence TTGCTGCGAATCGGTGCCATCGCGCTCGCCGCCGGGGTCCTCGCGACCCCGGCGGTCGGCGACGAACGCACCTACCCCAATCTCCCGACGGAGATCCCGCCGCATTTCACGCCCACCAACCCCGGCTTCGACTACGAACGCCGCACCGTCGACATCCCCATGCGCGACGGCGTGAAGCTGCATACCGTCATCGTCGTGCCCAAGGGCGCCAAGCACGCGGGCGTCCTGCTCACCCGCACGCCTTACGGCGCCGACGGGATGGGCCACCGTACCGACAGCCCGCACATGGACACGATGCTGCGCGGCTACGACAACCCCGCCGACATCGTCGCGCAGGACGGCTACATCCGCGTCATCCAGGACATCCGCGGCAAGAACGGTTCCGAGGGCGACTTCGTGATGAACCGGCCGCCGATCGGCCACGGCAATCCCACGGACATCGACGAATCGTCCGACATCTACGACACCATCGACTGGCTGGTGAAGAACGTGCCGGAATCGAACGGAAAGGTCGGCATCATCGGCATCTCCTACGACGGTTTCGAGGCGATGATCGCCACCATCCGTCCGCATCCCGCGCTCAAGGTGGCCGTACCGATCAACCCGATGATCGACGGCTGGATGGGCGACGACTGGTTCCATCGCGGCGCCTTCCGACAGCAGATGATCCCCTACATCTACGGCATGGTGAACTCGCGCCAGAGCAACATCGGCTGGACCACCGGCTACCGAGACGACTACGACCTCTATCTCAAGGGCGGCTCGGCCGGCGACATCGGTCGCGCCTACGGCATGGAGGCCCTCGGCTTCTGGCAGAAGGTACTCGCCCACCCCGCCTACGACAGTTTCTGGTCCGAGCAGGCACTGGACAGGATCGCGGCGAAAGAGCCCATGACCGTGCCGACCATGCTCGTGCACAGCCTGTGGGACCAGGAAGACAACTACGGCGACATGGCCGTCTATCGCGCCCTCGCGCCGCGCGATCCGAATCACGACAAGCTGTGGCTGGTGCTGGGTCCCTGGCGCCACGCGAAAACCTGGGAGAACGCCAGCCGCATCGGCGCCATCGAACTGGGCAGCGATACGGGCAAGACGTTTCGTCAGACGATGCTCCGCCCTTTCCTCGCGCAATACCTGAAGGATGGCTCACCCAAGGCGGACGTCGCTCCGGTCAACGCCTTCGTTACCGGCGAGAACACCTGGCGCAAGCTGGATACGTGGCCGTCGTCGTGTCGCACGGGCTGCGCGCCGACGATGCAGCGCTGGTACGTGCAGGCGAACGGTGGCTTCGATACGGGCGAACCCGCGAGCGGCAGCGACGATTACGTATCCGATCCGGCCAAGCCGGTGCCGTATCGCGTGCGTCCCATCCAGTCATGGTCGCATGGCGTGGCCGACCGCGAAGACAGCTGGCCCGAGTGGTTGGTGGACGACCAGCGCCAGTTCGCCACGCGCACCGACGTGCTCTCCTACGTGTCTCCCGTACTCGACCGTCCGCTGGGCGTCTCCGGCGAACCGCTCGTGCACCTGCTGGCATCCACCAGCGGAACCGACAGCGACTGGGTGGTGAAGCTCATCGACGTGTATCCCGACGAGGTGGAAGAGAAACCGTCGATGGGTGGCTACGAGCTGCCGGTGGCGATGGAAATCTTCCGCGGGCGTTACCGCCAGGGCTACGACAAGCCGATGGCGCTCACGCCGGGCAAGCCGCTGGACTATCGTTTTCCGCTACCCACCGTGAACCACGTGTTTCAGGCGGGGCATCGGGTGATGGTGCAGATCCAGTCGAGCTGGTTCCCGCTGTACGACCGCAATCCGCAGACCTTCGTGCCGAACATCTTCAACGCGAAGCCGGGGGATTATCGAAAGGCGACGCAGAAGATCGTGCGCGATGGGACGAACGGTACCTGGGTCGAATTGCCCGTGACTCGCTGA